AGACTTTGCGTCAGGCCGGTGTCCGGGTTGAAGTGGGGTTGCTGGAACAGCAGTGCAAGGAGTTGAACAAGGGGTTTATCAAGTCTGTCACCACCGGTATGCCGTACCTGCTCTACAAGACCGCCATGACCATGGACGGTAATATTGCCACTGTCACCGGACATTCCCGCTGGGTCACCGGTGAGGAGTCCCGGCGTCTGGTGCATCGCCTGCGTGCTCACTGTGATGCCGTCATGGTGGGGGTGGATACGGTGATTGCAGACAACCCGCAATTGACGGTCCGGCATGTCAGGGGGAGAGATCCGCTGCGGGTGATTGTGGATACCCGCTTGCGTACTCCGGAAAGCGTTAACGTACTGAATGGCACTGATGCCGGTAGAACCGTGATTGCCACCTGTGAGACAAATCCTGATATTCATCAGCGCTATTTGTCGCAGGGAGCGGACATACTGGTCTGCCGGGAATATGACGGCCGGGTTGAAATGACTGATCTGCTGCGCAAACTGGCTGTCAGGGGGGTGCAGAGCATTCTGGTGGAGGGCGGCAGCCGTC
Above is a window of Trichlorobacter lovleyi SZ DNA encoding:
- the ribD gene encoding bifunctional diaminohydroxyphosphoribosylaminopyrimidine deaminase/5-amino-6-(5-phosphoribosylamino)uracil reductase RibD; this translates as MSTSDIAYMKRAISLARKGLGRTAPNPAVGCVIVCDGVIVGEGWHKKAGTPHAEVHALAMAGAAAKGADVYVTLEPCCHHGKTPPCCDALIAAGVRRVVAGMVDPFLQVAGKGLQTLRQAGVRVEVGLLEQQCKELNKGFIKSVTTGMPYLLYKTAMTMDGNIATVTGHSRWVTGEESRRLVHRLRAHCDAVMVGVDTVIADNPQLTVRHVRGRDPLRVIVDTRLRTPESVNVLNGTDAGRTVIATCETNPDIHQRYLSQGADILVCREYDGRVEMTDLLRKLAVRGVQSILVEGGSRLAGDLLQRNLIDECIFFYAPKVVGNGFAPFAIQGISTMDEAIQLEVQRVGMSGPDVVVYARPVGVCLPV